gcttagcaaatagaacagatttctttgttattgtgtgcatttttgtgtgtctattgattttatcgaaaaatgagacatattaacaaaagatttgatgatttgtttatgtacgaaatttaaaatcatgtaagtaagagttctaatctcaagtaaattgtctatgtggctcgtagataatgaggaaataatgtgaaaattgaaaataaaaaatgatttctcAGTTTctaccatcaaaaatgtcgaaagtataatgaattatagaataaattcgcggaataacacaaaataacacactttaatctatgttttaatgttaaataagaacaaaagtccaaaatatagttttaaagaatatttaatcaaaaaactggagtaaataaattatatgaacaaatttaatagatgtaaacaaagtttgaatcctggggaccttaagtcaagtgacgaattgtcaaaatgcattagagtccaccacctgataattttaaatccaccttggtttagTTACACGAGTGAACGAAGTTCAGAAAAGCATCCGAATATCAGTTGGCCGTTAAATGTTTACTTATagttgaacaatgttcaaaagcaGTTTAACATTGTTTACTTGGGCTCGAAAACGGTGtaattgtttcttcttcttcctttttggcATGGtgaaggcctgtctgtactagtaatgggcttggctttcagtgacttagcAGGATAGTTCAGTCCCACGTATGAGGGGTACTTTCCATTCGGggttgaactcatgacgggcatgttgttatgtCGGACGAGTTGTCGACTGTACCAGACCGGCGCCATAACAATGTCTCTAATAGACTTCAAAGGCAAAATATAACTTTCAAGCAGCAATCTAGTTATATTGCTCAGCTCGAATCGAGTTTGAGAATGGCATAAGCCTATAAGCAATGAATACGAGACAATAGTGTTCGGGTTCGTTCACTTTTGCCATTTAAAGGTTGTAGAAAGAGCTTCATCCAATcccaatgaaaaaaaaaaaaaacaactactaTGAAGCCTTACGTAAACAGAAATCAATGCATTACAAATCCCTTTTACCCCTCATACCTTCGTCAGGTAGTACGCGGTCATGCCTTCCCGGCCCTCGTGTCGCTGCCCCTTGGCCAGCGTCAGGTTGATGATGGCGTCGGCCAGCAGGAACGGGGGCGGCGTGATCTGCTCGACCAGCAGCCGCTTGGAGCTGTGGATCGCCAGCACGCACTGCGGGTAGTGCATGAAGTCGTCAATTCCCGTGTGCCAGTGGTTGAAGGCGAGACAGACCAGCATGTACAGGTCCGTTTCCAGCATCTTGTGGCAGCCGACGAATCCACGAACCTGTGTGGagttgcaaacaaaaacagaaagtaCTGTGTGCTGTGGGTTTGCTTTCCAACGCGTTGCCTCTCCCCGTCCATTACCTGCCGCTTGCTGTGCTCGACCAGTCGGCCCACCTCAGGGTTGGCGGGGTTTCGCGTCCGGaacagcaccacacacagGTCTAGCTGGGAGCGTTGCGATTTTTCCGAATTACTGCAAGCAAATGGGAAAACGGTCACTAACACAGACAcaagtttatgtttttcagaCGCGACAACGCAGCTGGGCGATTGTTTCCTACCGTTGCCCCTCCTGGAACAGGGTGAACTCGGCCTCGGTCGGTTCGAGCACGGTTATGAGCACGCAGGACAACGCGCGGAGTGGTTGCAGCGTGCCAAACAGGCGCACCTCGTTCCATTCCGAGCGCACCTTGCAGATGTCGATGCAGTCAAAGTATCTGTGGATAGGtgtggaatggaaaaaaggatgcatttgcttcttctgcttcgGTTCAAATgcatcccccctcccccccccccccccccccctagtACCCTGCTTACCTCAGCACATCTTCAAACGATATCCAAAACACGCCCTCCGAACCGCCGTGCGGCATCAAGCTGTCGCGCAGCTCGTCCGTCCACAGCTCGGAATCATCCGACCAGTCGCCTGCGAAGATGAAGGTAAGGTTTGGTGTAGTGATGGATGTGTAGTGAtgatggaatcgattccggatggTAAGcccggaatcagtttcaggaatcgattccagaatcggctccaaaattggttccggaatcggttccggaattgaaattggctccggaatcgaaattggcTCCGACAacagaatcggcttcgaaatcggagtcAGTTTCTACATCTCTATAAGAATAGACGTATGGATCCAATGACGCTACgcattgatagccgcaaagaatcaaaattttcttgttaacgatccattctcatggagattgcCGGACtgctttcgcttctgaaatttcttattttaatCCAAGAACAGATTCTCATTCTGGAGCTAATGCCAATgctggagtcaattctgactccgttaccggagcaaattgcgattcccaggacgatttcggagccgattctggttccagagccgattccggagacgGAATtcaactccagaatcggctccggctCCGgtatcgactccggaatcggaatcgattccagcatcgaaaTCGACTCAGGAATTGTATCGGaatacggaatcggaatcggatttgTTCAATTCCGTGTTTCCACCACTAGTTTAACCacccagagagagagagagggagaaagaaagataCGCAAGTTTCCCTGCGGCTTGCACGCGGTACCTTACCTTGCCAGGAAAAGTGTCCCCACGGGTTGCGCAGCTTGAGCAGCCGGTGCCCCTTGATGTCCCGCACGTCCAGCACGGAGTAGGCGTGGCGCGGCCGCAGCCCCTTCCGTTGGTACTCGTCCTCGTCCACCTTCAtgttgccgccgccgcagctCGCCCCCATCAGGAACTTTACCAGCCGGGAGCTGAGCAGCTGGGCCCAGATCAGGTCGCGGTCGAGATCGTCCTCGCTCGGCAGTGGCAGTGAGCTGGCCTGCAGTGGAATGCTTTCGCACGGTGCGCCGGTCAGCGTGGCGAGGCCCTCGATCGCCCGGCCCGACACGAGCGCCTCGTAGCAGCCGTGTATCTTCGCGACCGCCTTCTCGATCAGCGGCACCCAGAGCTGTTTCCGCTTCGCCTGGGAGTAGACGAGGTGACCGCGCTTGTCGCACGGCAGCAGATCGTCCACCAGCACCGTCGTCCAGCGGCCGTCCTTACACAGCTTCACCTGGTACGCGCCCTGCGGGCAGATCTCCTTCGTCAGCAGCACCTCCTTCACCAAGTCCTCCCGCTCCGCCAGCACGGCCAGCGCGCTCAGCAGCCAGCAGTTGCCGAGCACGCCCTGGCAGATGTCCGACGGTAGCGGCGTGCGGAAGACGGCCCACTGCGGTGCGGTCGACTGGTTACCGCCCTCGCACAGGATCTCGTTCGGCCGGCGCCACTGGGCGACCGGGTTGCACTCGATGTTGGACGACGGCTGGTAGTAGAGGCTTTTCATCGCCGGCGGGAACGAGTCGTCCACGAACGCCTGTCCGTTCTCCACGCAGTACTCGATGATGCTTTTCCAGCGGTTCAGCGCCTCGAGATCGTCCAGCTGGCGCTGGTTCTCCTCGAGCCGGTTgctctgctgcagctgctggtgctgctgctgccacaccAGGCAGCCGGTGTCGATGTGCCGGTGGCTTGAGCAAATGTCGCACACCACGCACGCGAGCGAGTTTTCGTACGTGCACGCCGGACACTGCCAGGTGCGCTTCGGTATCGTGACCTGCATCGCCGGCACAAGCGCTTTCGCTGCACCGCCGGACGGCTGGTACGCCGGCACTGGGGCCGGTGGATGGGccagcggttgctgctgctgttgctgctgctgctgctgctggtgctgcagcTGGTGTAGcggctgtagctgctgctgcagcagctgctttgGAATGGCACCGGAATCGATCGGCGGGACGACAGCCGCGCTCGACGCCCTGCTACTGTTCGACTGCTCGTCGCACTGGCCCAGTATCAGGCGGTTGGTGGCGAGCGACTCGTTCACCAGCACGCCCTTGCCGGCCGGGCGCGCCGTCTTGCAGGCGCTGCAGTCCGGCTGGACGATCGAGTTCTTGAGCGTGCACTTGTGGCACGCCCAAAACTCGCCCTTCTTTAGCGTCATCTCCTCCACGTTGCAGATGCTGCGCAGCTTCGAACCGCCGCAGGCAACGCACGCGAGCGCGGCGCTCGAATTGACGAGCGTACACTTCCGGCAGGACCATTCCTTTTCGTCGGTCCCTTTCGATGCAGctgaggggaggggggatatTATGAAAATGATTAGTAATCGTTTTTGAAAGGGAACACGAGCAGAAACGCTGCTTACACTTTGTGCACCACTCGTCGTCCAGATCCTGCTCGAAGCTCGCGATCGGCACCCGTACGATCGCTGGAATATTATCTAGTTCTAGTATCGTGGAATTCTGGTGCGTGCTGTACTCATCCATTACGGAGAAAATGTCATGCTCGCCACCGTGATAATTCGCTACAAAATAGAACGGAGCAAGAGACGGAAAATATGCGTCATTATTATTACTGCTGCCTGTCGCGTTTCCGCGCTCGGCTTCTGCTTGTCTGCTTAACCtttatcaaaattatttttatagttcGATAGTTGCTTATTATATTTGCATTTGGCGGCTATCTTCTCGCTGCCCGCGCCAGTGCTGAACGATTCGTCCTCCTTCTCCGCTTTCCTGCAGAAAACGGAACAAGGTGGGGCAGGGTTTCAGTTGACAGAGTGTTTTAGTGTTAGACGGCAACTGCCGGCGATCGGCCTTACCCATTTTTACAGCTCACCGGTGCCGGCAGGTTCGCGTACTCGTCCCGCAACGGGTCCTTCGCGTGCGGCTGCTGGCCGACGCTGGTCGGTGCATTATTATTTACAGCATCGCTCGCTAGCTTGTTTTTCCGCTTCGCCTCCTTGTTGATCACTGCGTAGATTGGTTCGAGGGCGCCGCCCGATGGGGCCGGATACTTTTtccctacaaaaaaaaaacaaacaaacgaacgaacaaaccTATACTGTAGGTAAGTGGAACATCGAATGGATGGGAATTCTCGAGATAGGTTTTAATTAAGTAATTTAAAAGAATAAATTAGCCTCTAAatggattaaatttatttatgctCAATTGAACCAATAGCAATGTTTCATTCGTCATATAAATTTCTTGATACATCACATTCAGGGAAGCGCATTAAcaaataatacacaaaaacctaaaaaaacacttcactTTGACGTGACCTCTATTCCTTATCGATATCGTGACCTCTATTCGATATCGATCATCtctaaaactaaactaaaagcATTTCCAGTAAGACATTTCAAATGACTATGGTGACTATCtaattagaaaaaaaggatttttacCGAATGTGTAGCATTGAAGCAATTAAACTACTCAAATGTTTAGCATAATGCTGAATGCTAATTAAACTCGTTTGATGGAAATTCTCgtccagtgctgcaaaatatcATGAGCATCACGGAATGctcaccaacaaaaacaataaacatatccgtggtagcttgatgctcattgctgataatAAACGAAAGAGCGTCATGACAAGCTGAACACGACatgcgagtgcttgagtcaaCCGTGATACTCTGACTCGCAAGCTAAGTGCgcaagctcattttgttgctgtgtggtACACGCCAAGTATTTTGTTGGGATATACTCCAAGTATGTCGTGAATAtgaccgacagaaaatgtcgcgaccaagtgactgaccaagagatGGTTGTACACAAtaccaccaagcatgtgatggtcgcaccaactgtttgagtctcacctctgatcatcacagtagagctcgtgacgctaacattattttgttttagccGTATTTTGTCATGACTACGTCAGTGATATTTtacagaactgatcacagtaaaaaaaagtcatgacttagtgactgaccaagcatTGTGGTCGCAACAATGTCACGAAGCGTGCATTGGTCACACAAATGGTTTTGAGTATCAcatctgattatcacaattgagtacgtgatgCTGACGTGGATTTTATTTCTGACAtcgacagtgacattttgcagcactgttcTCGTCATTCTCCACAAATTCTTGGAGAAAATGTGTTCGTTTGGTTCAAAAATTCAGTGGTCCGACGCTGTCATTCGTCCCCGGGAACGTATCACTACTTTCATAGCTATCTTGAGTAGTATTCGAGTCGTGTGGTCTTCTAcgtattaatttattatttatggttcgttgaattttaatctaATAAAAAGAATAGATTAAGATGTAGAAAAAACGTTCGAATTTTCTACTTTTACACTCATAaatgttgaatgttttttccATGAACCCTGGACGAGCGATTAAACCCTTTTCCCAGTCAAACCACAACTCTCCATGCGATAATTTCCGCATTTTCCTAAcgcaaaaaagtgacaaaaaataatggaaaaggTCATACCTGTCTGGCTGTGCGCCGCCGCCTTGCCCTTGCCATTCTCCTTGAGCCGCACGTTGATTGTGGCGTTGTCGCTGCACCGGGCGGAGGACGTGGTCGACGGTACCACGATCAGCCCGCCCGTCCGCTTCGTGATCGTCGTAATGCTCTGGCCCCTACCCGGGCCTGAACAGGCGCCACCAGTTCCCCCCTCCTTGGGGGCGCGGGACGGTTTCGCCGGTTCccgtcggcagcagcagcagcacgcctGGGCCGCCGTGTCGCCCTCGAAGCTGAACTGATTGTAGATGCAAAACCGGCACCGGGCGGCCGCCCCGAACTGCTCCATGCTGCGGGCGGGCGTAAGGCGCAACGAGGCGAACGGTACCGCCGTCGAGCCGcccccgccgccgccgccgccgccgtaaTAATGGTCCGCGGTCCGCGGCGTCGCCCCGGGCTCGGCACTGCAAGCAAGCGGCGTCAGTGGCTTCCGTATTGTGTCCTTGTAGACCGGCGCGCTCACGCTCAGTGCCTCACAGTTGATGCAGTGCCAGGAAACGGTGCGATTGTACACCCGGCACCGGTGGCAATTCCATTTGCGGTTGATGCTCGGCTGCGACAGGTGCCGTTTCCggttccagcagcagcgcggaTCCGGCACCGGATACACGAACGATCGCTCGATCTTCTTCCGgttaatgtgtttgtgtgcgagcgCTAGGCTGTCTATCACGCGGAACAGGCAATCGTTCGACACGAGCTTTCTGCTGGCCGGGTGCGCGTTTGGTGATGAtgttggtgtggtggtggtggtggtcgtgatGGTCATGGTGgcgttggtgttggtggtcgtggagggaagaaaacaaagaaagagatACAGAGAGCGAACAAAAGCTTGATGTGAGTGCGGGGAAACACTGTGCGCAAAGGTGCGGGAAAGGTCTGCTCTCCCTTGCTGCCGGCCATCGGGGTAGGGTGGGGTGCGGTGGTGCAGCAGTGCATACCGTACCTATTCACATCCTTCATGCGAACGCACGACGACGAAACGGGACCGCTGGCGGCGTTGCCGCTGGTGGCCAGTATCGGATGGTGCAGCAGGCTGCCAACGTTGCCGTTCGCTTTCCGGCTGGTGCGGCACCTAAGGCAGCGGACGCTCTCCGTCGGGTTCAGGTAGTTGCATTTCGTACAATACCACTGGAGCACCGATGCTATCGTACCcattttgacacattttaCGTACGGTGCATGCTTTACCCCACTGCGGCTGTGCTCCCGGCGGCCGACCGTGCCATGTACTGCATGGAACACCCGGGGCCTGTCCCCGTTTGCTGGCCCCGTGTCCTCGTTTCCAGTTGCGggcgtttctgtgtgtgtgcgtgttttttttcgttcccttCACGTTTGGGCCCTCGAACTAGTTGGCTGCTCTGTGGCctctgtgtttttgtttcacgcACGGTATCGATTCATCGGGCCTTCGGCTGAAGAAAatccttggctgtcaaacggtTGTGTGCAAGCGGGGGAGGGGAGCGGGGGGCAGGTTTTGACAGTTCCAGTTCGGGCTGCCAAGAGCACGGCCTCAGCTGACGTACGGCTGTAGCTTGCGGTATGTTGTATGCGCTGACGGTACGCTGCGCTATTGCATACTTTCGGGCGCTTTCCCCCTTGTCTAGCTACGACCAGGTGCACATATGGGTCGTTTAAATGGACGGTTGACAAGCTGAAAAATAACGTGGCACCCGGAACCCATGGAAACGGTGcggaactggtcaagaatggagatGCACGACTTGAAAACGAAAATTCTTCAAATTGTTAGTGAGgggtgggatagcgaatcgatgccttgtaaTTGGAATAAccgcatcatctaccccatatacaagaagggagacaggttggactatTGCGTTGTTGAGTACCGCCTAAAAATATTCTCCTTGATCCTTCAGAACTagcggaaactatcaaagatgATCCCGACACGGAAAATCACCCACCGACTTCatcatgcggcagatcttggagaagatggcagaatacagacacgacacataccatctcttcaatGACCTCAAAGTCTtttatgatagcatagccagggtaaaactgtacgacgctatgagcccTTTGGGATTCCGGCCAAACTGCTAAGGccagttagaatgactatgaccaacgtcacttgccagatGAGGGTGGATAGAAAACTCCCAgggccttttgctaccaccaaagatctgcgccagggggacgggcttgcctgtctcctattcaacttggcgttTGAGAGGGCCATCCAGGACTGGAGGGTGGAGATTTCGGGAACCATATTTTATTTAAGTCAACCCAAATCTTGGCATACGCTGGTGACATatttggtctgcggctctcctatgcaacagaagcctaccaagggatccaGCAGGTGGCAGAGATCCTCGGATTGAAGAttaacgaggcaaagaccaaattGATGATGGCCAgatcagcgggcctaccaacaacaaatccaaacctacgtaggcgtgacttAAAGATAATTGAAAGCACTTTTGAAGACGTGCCAGACTTCACCTATCTCGGGTCAAACGCTAAGTTgtgcgcaaggatgctggctgccaatcGGTCATTCTACAGTCCGAGAGAGTAGTTCTCCTCAAATAACCTATCGgaacggacgaagctgggattATATAGTATCTATATATTATAGTAGTACCTATATGGTCCTCTATGGGCACGAGGAGAATAATTTTTGATcgggccatgtcacatcgacgtgctctattgtgagcaggccaacaagaaagagagagatatatggttccggtactcacatacgcttCCGAGACATAGACTCTTTCCAAATCTCCAAATCCAAACGataccctcttagccgcgttcgagaggaagctTCTCACAAGGATTATTGGCCGGGATAAcagactggcagacgaaggcgcgagaccgtgagcggtttcagACACTCCTGAGGCGGATATGTAAGTATGTTCGGTTTTgggggaaatcaataaaaaaatatgattgcTCTCTTTTCatagaaaacacaaaacgaatGGCTGCATGAGGGAACAAAGGACAAAGGTATTTTCCAATGCGCACGGCTCAagacaaacaaataattcGTTATTGTATGCTAATCCGTTTTACATCGAGAATGTAACGAATCTCCGTTTAAGCTACAGAGCCAGTAGTTTGGGTAGAGCCGTTGTTGGAGTTGGAACTAGAGATGAGATTTTCACTAAACAAAATAAGCCCAGTTCGTTGTGACaaatattcaataattttattgaatttttattttattattataattttatttaattgtaaGGTGCAGGAAATattaacacaaaaaagaacattaaatCTCCTCTCACATACGCTCAGGCTCATACGATCGCTTTCCTTGCGGGGAAGCGGCTTCCTACCACCCGTTTACTCGACCGTATAAGTATTGGCCGGGGTTCCAAATTCTTGTTATCCCGGAGCGCCCgagttttaaaattattgcccgcgtgtgtgtgtgtgtgaatgtgctATCCAATCCTAATCTTACCGGCCGGGAGAGGCGGCCGTGGGTCGCTGACACTCCCGCACGTGCGCTACTTTACAAATTGAACGCTTTCACCTCCCGTTCGCTGTTTGTCGGCTCTCTAGTTAACGCCCGGCTCGTAATTTTCCCGCACATACTTCCGGAAGTCGACCCGGTACACGCTGTCCGCCGACCGGTCCGCGCCGTACTCCGGATCGACTTGGTGCACCGTTTCCCACCGCCAGAGCAGCCGGGAGTGGTACGTCTCCTCAAACAGGGCCATCGTTTCCGGCTCGTGGTTGGCCTGCTCGAACTGCTCCGGATACCGGGAGCTCTTCGTCTTCACGTGGTAGTAGTAGAACATGCGACGCGTCTTGGACAGCGACTTCATGTAGTCCGGCTTGGTTTCCTTTAGAAACAGCAGTCCGTACGGCACGTAGA
The Anopheles arabiensis isolate DONGOLA chromosome X, AaraD3, whole genome shotgun sequence DNA segment above includes these coding regions:
- the LOC120905764 gene encoding calpain-D isoform X1, with protein sequence MGTIASVLQWYCTKCNYLNPTESVRCLRCRTSRKANGNVGSLLHHPILATSGNAASGPVSSSCVRMKDVNSRKLVSNDCLFRVIDSLALAHKHINRKKIERSFVYPVPDPRCCWNRKRHLSQPSINRKWNCHRCRVYNRTVSWHCINCEALSVSAPVYKDTIRKPLTPLACSAEPGATPRTADHYYGGGGGGGGGSTAVPFASLRLTPARSMEQFGAAARCRFCIYNQFSFEGDTAAQACCCCCRREPAKPSRAPKEGGTGGACSGPGRGQSITTITKRTGGLIVVPSTTSSARCSDNATINVRLKENGKGKAAAHSQTGKKYPAPSGGALEPIYAVINKEAKRKNKLASDAVNNNAPTSVGQQPHAKDPLRDEYANLPAPVSCKNGKAEKEDESFSTGAGSEKIAAKCKYNKQLSNYKNNFDKANYHGGEHDIFSVMDEYSTHQNSTILELDNIPAIVRVPIASFEQDLDDEWCTKSASKGTDEKEWSCRKCTLVNSSAALACVACGGSKLRSICNVEEMTLKKGEFWACHKCTLKNSIVQPDCSACKTARPAGKGVLVNESLATNRLILGQCDEQSNSSRASSAAVVPPIDSGAIPKQLLQQQLQPLHQLQHQQQQQQQQQQQPLAHPPAPVPAYQPSGGAAKALVPAMQVTIPKRTWQCPACTYENSLACVVCDICSSHRHIDTGCLVWQQQHQQLQQSNRLEENQRQLDDLEALNRWKSIIEYCVENGQAFVDDSFPPAMKSLYYQPSSNIECNPVAQWRRPNEILCEGGNQSTAPQWAVFRTPLPSDICQGVLGNCWLLSALAVLAEREDLVKEVLLTKEICPQGAYQVKLCKDGRWTTVLVDDLLPCDKRGHLVYSQAKRKQLWVPLIEKAVAKIHGCYEALVSGRAIEGLATLTGAPCESIPLQASSLPLPSEDDLDRDLIWAQLLSSRLVKFLMGASCGGGNMKVDEDEYQRKGLRPRHAYSVLDVRDIKGHRLLKLRNPWGHFSWQGDWSDDSELWTDELRDSLMPHGGSEGVFWISFEDVLRYFDCIDICKVRSEWNEVRLFGTLQPLRALSCVLITVLEPTEAEFTLFQEGQRNSEKSQRSQLDLCVVLFRTRNPANPEVGRLVEHSKRQVRGFVGCHKMLETDLYMLVCLAFNHWHTGIDDFMHYPQCVLAIHSSKRLLVEQITPPPFLLADAIINLTLAKGQRHEGREGMTAYYLTKGWAGLVVMVENRHENKWIHVKCDCQESYNVVSTRGELKTVDSVPPLQRQVIIVLTQLEGSGGFSIAHRLTHRLANSGGLHDWGPPSSTHYPPIENVSELHSPRMIT
- the LOC120905764 gene encoding calpain-D isoform X3, producing the protein MGTIASVLQWYCTKCNYLNPTESVRCLRCRTSRKANGNVGSLLHHPILATSGNAASGPVSSSCVRMKDVNSRKLVSNDCLFRVIDSLALAHKHINRKKIERSFVYPVPDPRCCWNRKRHLSQPSINRKWNCHRCRVYNRTVSWHCINCEALSVSAPVYKDTIRKPLTPLACSAEPGATPRTADHYYGGGGGGGGGSTAVPFASLRLTPARSMEQFGAAARCRFCIYNQFSFEGDTAAQACCCCCRREPAKPSRAPKEGGTGGACSGPGRGQSITTITKRTGGLIVVPSTTSSARCSDNATINVRLKENGKGKAAAHSQTGKKYPAPSGGALEPIYAVINKEAKRKNKLASDAVNNNAPTSVGQQPHAKDPLRDEYANLPAPVSCKNGKAEKEDESFSTGAGSEKIAAKCKYNKQLSNYKNNFDKANYHGGEHDIFSVMDEYSTHQNSTILELDNIPAIVRVPIASFEQDLDDEWCTKSSKGTDEKEWSCRKCTLVNSSAALACVACGGSKLRSICNVEEMTLKKGEFWACHKCTLKNSIVQPDCSACKTARPAGKGVLVNESLATNRLILGQCDEQSNSSRASSAAVVPPIDSGAIPKQLLQQQLQPLHQLQHQQQQQQQQQQQPLAHPPAPVPAYQPSGGAAKALVPAMQVTIPKRTWQCPACTYENSLACVVCDICSSHRHIDTGCLVWQQQHQQLQQSNRLEENQRQLDDLEALNRWKSIIEYCVENGQAFVDDSFPPAMKSLYYQPSSNIECNPVAQWRRPNEILCEGGNQSTAPQWAVFRTPLPSDICQGVLGNCWLLSALAVLAEREDLVKEVLLTKEICPQGAYQVKLCKDGRWTTVLVDDLLPCDKRGHLVYSQAKRKQLWVPLIEKAVAKIHGCYEALVSGRAIEGLATLTGAPCESIPLQASSLPLPSEDDLDRDLIWAQLLSSRLVKFLMGASCGGGNMKVDEDEYQRKGLRPRHAYSVLDVRDIKGHRLLKLRNPWGHFSWQGDWSDDSELWTDELRDSLMPHGGSEGVFWISFEDVLRYFDCIDICKVRSEWNEVRLFGTLQPLRALSCVLITVLEPTEAEFTLFQEGQRNSEKSQRSQLDLCVVLFRTRNPANPEVGRLVEHSKRQVRGFVGCHKMLETDLYMLVCLAFNHWHTGIDDFMHYPQCVLAIHSSKRLLVEQITPPPFLLADAIINLTLAKGQRHEGREGMTAYYLTKGWAGLVVMVENRHENKWIHVKCDCQESYNVVSTRGELKTVDSVPPLQRQVIIVLTQLEGSGGFSIAHRLTHRLANSGGLHDWGPPSSTHYPPIENVSELHSPRMIT
- the LOC120905764 gene encoding calpain-D isoform X2, producing MGTIASVLQWYCTKCNYLNPTESVRCLRCRTSRKANGNVGSLLHHPILATSGNAASGPVSSSCVRMKDVNRKLVSNDCLFRVIDSLALAHKHINRKKIERSFVYPVPDPRCCWNRKRHLSQPSINRKWNCHRCRVYNRTVSWHCINCEALSVSAPVYKDTIRKPLTPLACSAEPGATPRTADHYYGGGGGGGGGSTAVPFASLRLTPARSMEQFGAAARCRFCIYNQFSFEGDTAAQACCCCCRREPAKPSRAPKEGGTGGACSGPGRGQSITTITKRTGGLIVVPSTTSSARCSDNATINVRLKENGKGKAAAHSQTGKKYPAPSGGALEPIYAVINKEAKRKNKLASDAVNNNAPTSVGQQPHAKDPLRDEYANLPAPVSCKNGKAEKEDESFSTGAGSEKIAAKCKYNKQLSNYKNNFDKANYHGGEHDIFSVMDEYSTHQNSTILELDNIPAIVRVPIASFEQDLDDEWCTKSASKGTDEKEWSCRKCTLVNSSAALACVACGGSKLRSICNVEEMTLKKGEFWACHKCTLKNSIVQPDCSACKTARPAGKGVLVNESLATNRLILGQCDEQSNSSRASSAAVVPPIDSGAIPKQLLQQQLQPLHQLQHQQQQQQQQQQQPLAHPPAPVPAYQPSGGAAKALVPAMQVTIPKRTWQCPACTYENSLACVVCDICSSHRHIDTGCLVWQQQHQQLQQSNRLEENQRQLDDLEALNRWKSIIEYCVENGQAFVDDSFPPAMKSLYYQPSSNIECNPVAQWRRPNEILCEGGNQSTAPQWAVFRTPLPSDICQGVLGNCWLLSALAVLAEREDLVKEVLLTKEICPQGAYQVKLCKDGRWTTVLVDDLLPCDKRGHLVYSQAKRKQLWVPLIEKAVAKIHGCYEALVSGRAIEGLATLTGAPCESIPLQASSLPLPSEDDLDRDLIWAQLLSSRLVKFLMGASCGGGNMKVDEDEYQRKGLRPRHAYSVLDVRDIKGHRLLKLRNPWGHFSWQGDWSDDSELWTDELRDSLMPHGGSEGVFWISFEDVLRYFDCIDICKVRSEWNEVRLFGTLQPLRALSCVLITVLEPTEAEFTLFQEGQRNSEKSQRSQLDLCVVLFRTRNPANPEVGRLVEHSKRQVRGFVGCHKMLETDLYMLVCLAFNHWHTGIDDFMHYPQCVLAIHSSKRLLVEQITPPPFLLADAIINLTLAKGQRHEGREGMTAYYLTKGWAGLVVMVENRHENKWIHVKCDCQESYNVVSTRGELKTVDSVPPLQRQVIIVLTQLEGSGGFSIAHRLTHRLANSGGLHDWGPPSSTHYPPIENVSELHSPRMIT